The Halanaerobium praevalens DSM 2228 genome contains a region encoding:
- a CDS encoding Lin0368 family putative glycerol transporter subunit, translated as MKRQLGTMVGGAIAGVFVFNIWGILAGTQALGDAGGWLGGLLIVGFIWTVNHYVGVIYNPEGSVAIDMATAIAVAGTMQGVFGGLPLSGALPTLLWVAVGAVLGGTFAAIVQNAIAEDE; from the coding sequence ATGAAAAGACAATTAGGAACAATGGTAGGTGGAGCAATAGCTGGTGTTTTTGTTTTTAATATCTGGGGTATTTTAGCTGGTACTCAAGCACTTGGAGATGCTGGAGGCTGGTTAGGTGGACTTTTAATAGTTGGTTTTATCTGGACTGTTAATCATTATGTAGGAGTTATTTATAATCCTGAAGGTTCGGTTGCAATTGATATGGCTACAGCCATTGCTGTTGCTGGTACAATGCAGGGAGTATTTGGTGGCTTACCACTTAGTGGAGCTTTACCAACTTTATTGTGGGTTGCTGTTGGAGCAGTCTTAGGTGGTACATTTGCTGCAATTGTTCAAAATGCAATAGCTGAAGACGAATAA
- a CDS encoding Lin0368 family putative glycerol transporter subunit, translating to MGIQEIATTVFGGMLFPFLILMVWGKGVEERGIFGGLVMGGFIVGTSWLANHGGAALIVQGQGAPWIDMAWAASIGIMTHGIITGGDFKKSVPTLIFAIIGGIIGGYILFAAA from the coding sequence ATGGGTATTCAAGAAATAGCTACTACGGTTTTTGGTGGAATGCTTTTCCCATTCTTAATTTTAATGGTTTGGGGTAAAGGTGTTGAAGAAAGAGGTATTTTTGGTGGATTAGTAATGGGTGGCTTTATTGTTGGAACAAGTTGGCTTGCTAATCACGGTGGTGCGGCTTTAATTGTACAGGGTCAAGGTGCTCCTTGGATTGATATGGCTTGGGCTGCTTCTATTGGGATTATGACACATGGAATAATAACTGGTGGAGATTTCAAAAAATCTGTACCTACATTGATATTTGCAATAATTGGTGGAATTATTGGTGGATATATTTTATTTGCAGCAGCTTAA